The [Clostridium] colinum genome includes the window GTTAGGTAGTGATATATTATTTTTAACTATAAATTGTAATATAAAAGCAAATATTAGTTTTAATAATAGTCTAAAATTAGAGTCTGCTACTACATATACAGAAAAACTACAAATTTTAACAAGTGATAAACTTAATAAATATGCAAATTCTTTTGAAAAACTTTCAAAAACTTTTTACAATTTATCAGAAAAAAAGACTAACCTAGACCAACAAGATATATCAAATCTTATAGATGAAGTAGCTAGCAAAATGTGTAATAACTGTCAAATGAAAGTTTTTTGTTGGGAAAAAAATTTTTATAGTACATATCAAAATATATTTTCTATATTAAACATTTATGAAAAAACAGGACAAATAGAAAAAAACTCTATATCTCCAGAATTTATAAATAATTGTATAAATATTAATCAATTTATAGATGTTTTGAATAAAACTTTTGAAATATATAAATTAAATTTAGCGTGGAAAAATAAAGTTATAGAAAGTCGTGAACTAGTTGGAAAACAATTAACTGGTATATCTAGTATAATATATGATTTATCAAAAAATTTATGTGAAGATGTTTCATTTAAAGAAAATTATGAGGCAAAAATTAAATATGCTTTAGAAAATAATAATATACCTACAAAAAATGTTATTATTACAGAAAATAACAAAGGTAAGCTAGAGGTATTATTAAAAGTAAACCCTTGTTATGTTCCTAATAAATGTACAAAAACTATTGTCCCGATAGTTAATGAAGTGTTAGGTAGAAAAATGTGTAAACCTTGCTATGAATGTATAGTTACAAAAGAAAATAATGAAAGTGTATGCTCTTTATCTCTTGTAGAAGAACAAAAATTCAGGGTCAGTAGCTACGCAATTACTACACAAAAAGACGGGTCTAGTGAATCTGGAGATAGCCACTCTTTTTTATCTTTACCAAATGGTACATATCTTTTAGCCTTATCTGATGGTATGGGTTCTGGAAAAAAAGCTAAAATAGAAAGTACTGCCACAATAGAGCTTTTGGAAGATTTTTTACAAGCTGGCTTTTCTAAAGATTTAGCAATAAATATGATAAACTCTGTTTTATTTTTAAAATCTTCAAAAGATACTTTTGCTACCTTAGATATGTGTACTATTGATTTATATACTGGATTTTGTGAAATATTAAAAATAGGAGCTGTTTCTACCCTTATTTTACACAATAATAAAGTAGATATAATAAAATCTACCTCTTTACCTGTTGGTGTTTTAAATAATGTAGAACCAGAAATAAGAAAGAAAAAGCTATCTGATGGTGATATAATAGTTATGTTTACAGATGGGGTTATAGATTCTACTAATGCTATAATTAACAAAGAACATTGGATAATTGATATTTTATTAAAAAATACTTCTACAAACCCAGAAGACATAGCTAATGCTATTTTTGAAAAAACTAAAGAAAATTATAAAGATAATATTAAAGATGATATAACTATACTTGTAGCTAGAATATGGAGTTAAATTTATTTATATAAGTATATCTTTCTAATTTTTGTTAATAATTAAATTATCTAAATATAGGAGGTTTTTTATGAACGAAAAAAAGAAAGTTATACTTATAAGTGGGAATAAATCTAATTGGTATGACCAAGTTATATTTATAGTAAAAGAAAATAAACAAGAAAATATACCAAAAAATCTTGTCTTAGAGGCCGAAAAAATAATAAATGAATATATATCAAAAAAATATAATAAAACTAACACCCAAATTTATGATAAAATTAATACTATACCTGATAAAAAAACTATAACAAAAAATATTTCTAAAAATAAGCCTAATAACAAAAGTATAAAATTTTATAATAATATATTAAATGTTTCTATATTTTTTACTATAGCTTTTATATGCTATCTTATATATCAAATTTATATATAATTATTTATCTTTTATAAAAATTGTATTATAATTATAATACATTATTATAAAGAGGTGATAATTTGTTAGAAAAAATAGCTTTAAACACTATATATACCCACAATCTTATATGTAATAATGACCATATAATAGTTGGGGTATCTGGTGGAGCAGATTCTATATGTATGTTACATTTTTTATATAGTATAAAGGAAAAATTTAATTTAAAAATAACAGCAGTTCACATAAACCATTGTATGCGTGGAGAAGAATCGGACCAAGATAATAAGTTTGTAGTGGATTTTTGTAATAACCTTAATATACCTATTAAAGTTTTTCATTTTGATATATATGCTAAATCTAAAGAAGAAAATTTATCTATAGAGGAAGCCGGCAGAAAGTATAGATATTATGCTTTTAATAAAGTGTTAGAAGACGAAAATGCAACTAAAATTGCAATAGCTCATAATAAAGATGATAACGCAGAAACAATGCTTATGCGTTTTTTTAGAGGGACTGGAACAAAAGGGCTTAGTGGCATAGCTTATAAAAGAGATAACATAATAAGACCTATTTTAGATTGTTTAAGAAAAGATATAGAACTATATTGTAACAAAAACAACTTATCTTATAGAAATGATTCTACTAATAGTATGGATATTTATACTCGTAACAAAATAAGGTTAAACCTTATACCTTTTTTAAAAGAAAATTTTAATCCAAATATTATAGATACTCTATCTAATATGTCTAAAAATTTTTATGATGAAAATAACTTTTTAGATGGCCTTACAAAAAAAGCTTTAGATGATTGTTTAATAGAAAAAAATAATAATAAAATTTCTTTAAAAATAGATAAATTAATAACTTTTGATTTAGTTTTACAAAAAAGAATTTTAAGATTATGCCTTTCAAACTTTAATAAGGAATTATATAATTTATCTTATGAACATATAAATATGATTGTTAGCCTTTTAAAAAAGCAAACAGGTAAAAAAATAAACCTTCCTAATAATTTATACGTATATAAACAGTATAATGATTTAATAATTAGTAAAAATATTATACCATCAAAAAAAGATATTTCTTATAAATATAAAATAGAGCTAGAAAAACAAATATACATTAAAGAATTGAATAAAAATGTACTATTATCTAAAAATATTTTAAATATTTCAACAAAAGTATATACTATTTCTTTAAATTATGATAAAATTAAAGACATCTTATTTATACGACAAAGAAATAATGGTGATAAAATCTATATAAATAATATGACAAAAAAGATAAAAAATATTTTTATAGATTCCAAAATACCTAGTAATGAAAGAGATTTATACCCTATCTTAATATGTGAAGATAAGGTTATTGGTATTTTAGGTCTTTGTTTGTGTAATGAATATAGCTCTAATAAACTTAATAATACTGTTTATTTACATATTTGGGAGGAAAATTAAATGAGTGAAAAAATTGAAATATTAATCACAGAAGAACAGTTAAATGAAAGAATATCTGAAATAGCAAAAGAAATAAATAAAGATTATGGTGATAAAGACATTACACTTGTATGTGTTTTAAAAGGTGGTGTAATGTTTATGACAGATATTGCAAAAAAATTAAATCAAAAAGTAGAATTTGAGTTTATAGATGTATCTAGCTATGGTAAAGGCACTGTGTCTAGTGGTAAACTAACTATAAATAAAGACTTAGAAACTTCTATTGAAGGTAAACATGTTATTTTGTTAGAAGATATTGTTGATACTGGAAGAACTTTAAGTTATCTTATAGATTATTTAAAATCAAAAAATCCTGCTAGTTTAAAACTTTGTACATTATTAGATAAGCCTAGCAGACGTATTATAGATGTTGATGCCAATTATATTGGATTTACTATACCAGATGCTTTTATAGTGGGCTATGGCTTAGACTATGCCCAAAAATATAGAAATTTACCTTATATAGGTATACTTCATTTAGATGAAGAATAATATTTTTAAAATTAATTTTTAAATATTTTATAACAGAGGAGGTTTTTCATTGAATAAAAATACTATGTTTAAAACATTTTTAATGTATATATTAATATTAACATTTATATTTTTATCTCTTATGATGTATAAAAATATAAATTTACACCAAAGTGAAAAATTTTATGATTATACATATAGTAATTTAGTAAACGATATAAAAAATGATGATGTTTCTAATATAAAATCTATAAGTATAAAAACAAATGAAGAACTTTTTGACAAAGGATCTGCTATTGTATATTTTAATGATGGATATAGCAAAAATATTCCTATTCCTAGTATGTCTGCATTTATGCAAACTGTACATTCTTCTGAAAAAGGTGCACAGCTTATAAAAACATACCAACCTAGCAAGCCTAGCTTATTTTCAGTAACATATCTACCTATAATTATAGTTTCTATAGTTATTATATTTGTTTTATTTATGATAATACAACAAACTAAAGGCAGTGGTGGTGGAAGTAAAGCTTTATCTTTTGGTAAAAATAAGGCTAAACTTTTGACAGAAGGCCAAAAAACTGCTTCTTTTAAAGATGTTGCAGGTCTTAGAGAAGAAAAAAACGATTTAGAAGAAATTGTAGACTTTTTAAAAGACCCTAAAAAATATAGAGATATAGGTGCTAGAATACCTAAGGGTATATTATTAGTTGGACCTCCTGGTACTGGTAAAACTTTACTTGCAAGAGCTATTGCTGGTGAGGCTGGTGTTCAATTTTTTAGTATATCTGGTTCAGACTTTGTAGAAATGTTTGTAGGTGTTGGTGCTTCTAGGGTACGTGATATGTTTGAAGAAGCAAAGAAAAATAAACCTTGTCTTATATTTATAGATGAAATAGATGCCGTTGGTAGAAGACGTGGTTCTGGACTTGGAGGGGGCCACGATGAACGTGAGCAAACTCTTAACCAATTACTTGTAGAAATGGACGGTTTTTCTGCTAATGAAAATATTATTATTATTGCGGCAACAAATCGTGTTGACATTTTAGACCCTGCTCTTTTAAGACCAGGTAGATTTGATAGACAAATATATGTTGGCGCTCCAGATGTTAAAGGTAGAGAAGAAATTTTAGAAGTACATTCTAAAACAAAAAAATTAGATGAAAATGTTAATCTAAAAGAAGTTGCTAAAACAACTTCTGGCTTTACTGGTGCTCAGTTGGAAAACCTTTTAAACGAAGCGGCTATTATAGCTGCTAGAAAAGGTAACCAAGCTATATCTATGAAAGAAATAAGAAAAGCTTTTATAAAAGTTGGTGTTGGTACAGAAAAGAAAAGCCGTATAATAAGCCAAGAAGAACGTTCTATCACAGCTTATCACGAAGCAGGCCACGCCATAATTACAGAAATGCTTCCTCTTATGG containing:
- the tilS gene encoding tRNA lysidine(34) synthetase TilS — encoded protein: MLEKIALNTIYTHNLICNNDHIIVGVSGGADSICMLHFLYSIKEKFNLKITAVHINHCMRGEESDQDNKFVVDFCNNLNIPIKVFHFDIYAKSKEENLSIEEAGRKYRYYAFNKVLEDENATKIAIAHNKDDNAETMLMRFFRGTGTKGLSGIAYKRDNIIRPILDCLRKDIELYCNKNNLSYRNDSTNSMDIYTRNKIRLNLIPFLKENFNPNIIDTLSNMSKNFYDENNFLDGLTKKALDDCLIEKNNNKISLKIDKLITFDLVLQKRILRLCLSNFNKELYNLSYEHINMIVSLLKKQTGKKINLPNNLYVYKQYNDLIISKNIIPSKKDISYKYKIELEKQIYIKELNKNVLLSKNILNISTKVYTISLNYDKIKDILFIRQRNNGDKIYINNMTKKIKNIFIDSKIPSNERDLYPILICEDKVIGILGLCLCNEYSSNKLNNTVYLHIWEEN
- the spoIIE gene encoding stage II sporulation protein E yields the protein MEKYFKKYTNQKILGLNIIFIILSILGFFIGRVSIFHMLNPIAIAYLGCLLLNGKIFNLALVFTFLGFFSKTNNFYITKYIICLIILFFINICFYKNKYKENIVFKAILCSFSIFISGIIICILNGFSMYYLVLAILETALTFCMCFILNKSIEYIKKENKNVMSNEDIISLGIFIGSIICGSSDVFLGTISFTYFFIITLLLFVSYIYGSAVGSIVSILSSFLLFITNSLNADIIIILTISSILSSIVREKGKFFLALTFNLCVYVLSLMINVSLIDNVLLFSMLGSDILFLTINCNIKANISFNNSLKLESATTYTEKLQILTSDKLNKYANSFEKLSKTFYNLSEKKTNLDQQDISNLIDEVASKMCNNCQMKVFCWEKNFYSTYQNIFSILNIYEKTGQIEKNSISPEFINNCININQFIDVLNKTFEIYKLNLAWKNKVIESRELVGKQLTGISSIIYDLSKNLCEDVSFKENYEAKIKYALENNNIPTKNVIITENNKGKLEVLLKVNPCYVPNKCTKTIVPIVNEVLGRKMCKPCYECIVTKENNESVCSLSLVEEQKFRVSSYAITTQKDGSSESGDSHSFLSLPNGTYLLALSDGMGSGKKAKIESTATIELLEDFLQAGFSKDLAINMINSVLFLKSSKDTFATLDMCTIDLYTGFCEILKIGAVSTLILHNNKVDIIKSTSLPVGVLNNVEPEIRKKKLSDGDIIVMFTDGVIDSTNAIINKEHWIIDILLKNTSTNPEDIANAIFEKTKENYKDNIKDDITILVARIWS
- the ftsH gene encoding ATP-dependent zinc metalloprotease FtsH; amino-acid sequence: MFKTFLMYILILTFIFLSLMMYKNINLHQSEKFYDYTYSNLVNDIKNDDVSNIKSISIKTNEELFDKGSAIVYFNDGYSKNIPIPSMSAFMQTVHSSEKGAQLIKTYQPSKPSLFSVTYLPIIIVSIVIIFVLFMIIQQTKGSGGGSKALSFGKNKAKLLTEGQKTASFKDVAGLREEKNDLEEIVDFLKDPKKYRDIGARIPKGILLVGPPGTGKTLLARAIAGEAGVQFFSISGSDFVEMFVGVGASRVRDMFEEAKKNKPCLIFIDEIDAVGRRRGSGLGGGHDEREQTLNQLLVEMDGFSANENIIIIAATNRVDILDPALLRPGRFDRQIYVGAPDVKGREEILEVHSKTKKLDENVNLKEVAKTTSGFTGAQLENLLNEAAIIAARKGNQAISMKEIRKAFIKVGVGTEKKSRIISQEERSITAYHEAGHAIITEMLPLMDAVHIISIIPTGGAGGYTMHLPVDKGYFSKNYLKQEIMVLFGGRIAEEIIFNDITTGASNDIERASKIARGMVVKYGMSSLGPIEFIEKEISPNLAYSIDEEIKTLISSCYDEAKKILLDNLDYLHSTANLLLEKEKITGDEFRALFPENYFPEKKLPTYPQNEEVEDKNSDINETNL
- the hpt gene encoding hypoxanthine phosphoribosyltransferase → MSEKIEILITEEQLNERISEIAKEINKDYGDKDITLVCVLKGGVMFMTDIAKKLNQKVEFEFIDVSSYGKGTVSSGKLTINKDLETSIEGKHVILLEDIVDTGRTLSYLIDYLKSKNPASLKLCTLLDKPSRRIIDVDANYIGFTIPDAFIVGYGLDYAQKYRNLPYIGILHLDEE